A window of the Lactuca sativa cultivar Salinas chromosome 5, Lsat_Salinas_v11, whole genome shotgun sequence genome harbors these coding sequences:
- the LOC128126169 gene encoding uncharacterized protein LOC128126169, translating into MIVVVMVADVVVVVGDTSGGGDDDNGVGGDDNSGSGRGGGGGGGGGDDSCGGGGGGGGGGGGSGGDNSGDGGNGGSDTGGGGGGGDGGGSCWWRVIVVVVTVAVVVVVVVGSSNGGCWFSDK; encoded by the exons ATGatagtggtggtgatggtagcGGATGTAGTGGTTGTGGTGGGTGATACTAGTGGTGGTGGCGATGACGATAATGGTGTTGGCGGCGACGACAACAGTGGTAGTGGTCGCGGTGGAGGtgggggtggtggtggcggcgatgACTCTTGTGGCGG tggtggtggtggtggtggtggtggtggtggcagcgGTGGTGACAATAGTGGTGATGGCGGTAATGGTGGTAGTGATActggtggcggtggcggtggtggtgatggAGGCGGGAGTTGTTGGTGGCGGGTGATAGTAGTGGTGGTGACAGTGgcagtggtggtagtggtggtggttggtAGCAGTAATGGTGGGTGTTGGTTTTCTGATAAGTAA